GGGCTCGCCCGGTCGTAGGCCCCCTCGTCGAGCTCCACCTCCGCGAGCCTGCGCCGCAGCGTCCCGGCGAGCGGCCGGGCCACCGCGCCGAGGTGGCCCACCGCGAACCCCACGTCGTGCGCCACCTGCGGCAGCTCCAGGGCCGCCGCGAGCGCGGGCACCGCACGGGCGTCGCCGAGCCGCGCCAGGGCCTTCACGGTGGAGCAGAGCCCGGGCGGACCACTGGCCCACGTCTTCACCCAGCTCCCGGGATCGGCGGCCAGCCGGGCGGCCAGGGCGTCCGCGGCGGGCGCGGCGAGCCCGAACAGCTCCTCCAGCACATGGGACGCGGCCTCGGCCAGCCGGGGCTCGGGGTCGGACAACTGCTCGCCGACGAGCGCCACCAACTGCTCGTAGGGGCCGCGCCAGGCCCGTATGAGCCCGCCGCTCATCCGCACCGCGTCGATGCGCTGGCGGCGGTCGGGGCTGCGCAACTGGTCGGCGAGCAGGGCGGTGCGGTCGCCCACCCGGTCGTCGAGGCCGACGTGCAGGGTGCGCAGCAGATCCGCCGCCCAGGGGGCGCCGCGCCCGGCGTTCTCCTGGGCGGAGAGCGAGCGCAACTGCCCCACGAGCGTCGGCGTCACGACGTGCTCGCCCCGCCCGGTCTCCGCCGAAGCCACGGGCTCGGGGTCCACGGGCAGCACCGGCTCCACGGGCTGCACCGACTCGGAGCCCGCCCGCTCGCTCGGCTCCAGCGGCTGGGGGCCCACCGGCTCCGTGGTCGGCGTCGGGTCGGCGTCCGGGGCCCGGTCGGGGTCCGGCTCGGCCCCTGCCCGCGTGGCGGCCCCTCCGGGAGAGGCGCTCGATTCCGGGATCGTGTCGGCTCCCGGGGCGGTGCCCGTCCCCGGGATGGCGCCCGCCCCCGGGGTGGCACCTGCTCCCGGGATGGTGCCCGCCCCCGGGATGGTGTCCGCCCCCTGCGTGGTCCCCAGGGTGGCGCCCGCTCCCGGAGCGGTGTGCTCATCCCGGTCGCCGGACTCCTCCGGTACCGAACGCATCTCGCGCAGCAGCCCCGAGACCACCGGCACGACATCGCCGGGCAGCCCGTCGGGCGAGCAGCGCGCCAGCTGGGCCAGCGCCGCGAGCCGCAGCCCCGGGGAGTCGGCCCGGGACGCCAGGTGGCCCAGCCACTTCCCGACCCGCTCCGCCAGCGGCCGGTGCCGCAGGGCGACCCGCCCGGCCGCCTCCACCAGGGCGAGCCGCACCTCCTCCTCGGGCTCCACCGGCAACCGCTCCCGCAGCAGCGCGAGCACCCGCACCGGATGCCGGTGCAGCGTGGCGAGCGCCAGCGGGGCCGCGAGCCGCACCCCGGGGTCCTCGTCGGCGATCAGCTCGAAGAACACACCGGCGCCCGCGGTGACCGCGGCCGCCGCCATCGCGTAGTTCGCAACGCCCTCGATCTCGTCCTCGTCGATCTCCGCCTCGTCGTCCTCGTCGAGGTCGAAGCCCCCGATGCTGGTGAGCAGTTCGACGATGCCGCCCCGGTCCTGCACCCCCGGGTCCACGACCAGCTCGAACAGGAACGGGATGCACGCGAGCGTGCACGCGTACACATCGCCCTGGTGGTGCACCGCCCCGTACATGCCGTCGAGCGCGGCCTCCCGCTCCGCCGGATCGGCGGAGGCGAGCCCCCGCAGCAGCTCCGGTACGTCGTCGGCCGGCCCGTAGGCATGCTCCATCGAGGCCCAGTCGACCTCGTCGATCCCCGAGAACACGCCATCCCCTCCCCACGATCACGACAGCGTCCGGACCGGCGCACCGCATGGCGCCGCCGGCCCGTCACACCCCTCCCGGCGCGCCCCGCAGAAAGCGCCTGCGCAGAGTGTGCACCACGGCTCCGACAATCCACCCGCCACTTGTGGCCTTTCCTCGCGCCCGTAACCAGGTCATGACCGGGTCAAGACGATCCGGCTGTGAGGTCCCTGTGAGCTGTCGGCTCTTCCCTGGGCCCGCGGGGTGTCATGCGGGCAGCGGACGAGCCTGTTCCGGGTCGTTCAGCGGGGCGAGCAGATCGCCGTGCAGGTCCAGCCGGGCGGCCATGTCCGCGGCGCGGAACACCAGGGCCCCGGCCTCCCGGCACCCCGCGATCTCGTCCCAGGTGACGGGGGCCGAGACGGTGGGCTCGGGCCGGGCGCGCAGGGTGTAGGGCGTGGCGGTCGTCTTCGACGCGGAGTTCTGGCTGAAGTCGACGAACACCTTGCCCGGCCGCAGGGCGCGCTTCATCCGGTGCAGCGCGAGCGCCGGCAGGGCCTCCTCCGCCTCCACGGCGAGCCGCTTCGCGTACGCGGACACCTCCCCGGACGGCGTGGGCTCCAGCGGAACCAGCAGATGCATCCCCTTGGACCCGGACGTCTTCCCGTACGCCGCCAGCCCGTCGCCCGCGAGCCGCTCCCGCAGCCAGAGCGCCACCGCGCAGCACTCCACGACGGTCGCGGGGGAGCCGGGGTCCAGGTCGAAGACCATGCGGTCGGCGATCCCCGGGGCGCCCGTGCGCCACTGCGGGGTGTGGAACTCCACCACCAGGTTCGCCGCCCACATCAACGAGGCCAGATCGCGCACGACCACCTGCCGGGCGCCCTGGTCCTCGCTCCGGGGGACCGGGGTGGTCTCCACCCAGGCGGGTGTACCGGGTGGCGGATTCTTGGTGAAGAAGAGCTGGCCGCCCGGCCCGTCCGGATACCGCAGGAAGGACACGGGACGCTCGGCCAGCTGGGGCAGGATCACGCTGCCCACGGTGGCCGCGTAGTAGTGCAGCACCTCGCCCTTGGTCGTTCCCGTGGCGGGATACAGGACCTTGTCGAGATTGCTGAGCGAGATCCGTCGCCCCTCCACCTCGGTGTTCGGCGTCATACGATAAGAGTCACACGAAATCAGGCCAAAGCATCCTTATTCACCACAGAGTCCTGCACGGTCGACAAGGGGTGAACGGTGAGGTCCATATGGAACGGCGCGATCTCCTTCGGGCTGGTCAGCATCCCGATCAAGCTGGTCAACGCCACCGAGAACCACTCGATCCACTTCCGCCAGATCCACCTCCCCGACGGTGGCCGGATCCGGTATCGCAAAGTCTGTGAACTGGACGAGGAAGAGGTCTCCGGCGGCGAGATCGGCAAGGCGTACGAGGACGCCGACGGCACGATGATCCCGATCACCGACGAGGATCTCGCCCAGCTCCCGCTGCCCACCGCGAAGACCATCGAGATCGTCGCCTTCGTGCCCGCGGACCAAATCGACCCGCTCCAGATGGACGCGGCGTACTACCTCTCCGCCAACGGCGTACCCGCCGCCAAGCCGTACACCCTGCTCCGCGAGGCCCTCAAGCGCAGCAACAAGGTCGCCGTCGCCAAGTACGCCCTGCGCGGCCGCGAACGGCTCGGCATGCTCCGCGTGGTGGACGACGTGATCGCCATGCACGGACTGCTCTGGCCCGACGAGATCCGCGCCCCCGGGGGCGTCGCGCCGGACGGCGACGTCACGGTGCGCGACGCCGAACTCGACCTGGCGGACGCCCTGATGGACACCCTCGGCGAGGTCGACATGGACAGCCTCCACGACGACTACCGGGAGGCGGTGGAGGAGCTCATCGCGGCGAAGGCGGCCGGCGAGACCGTGCGCCCGGCCGAGTCCGGGGATGCCGGCGGCGGCAAGGTCATCGACCTGATCGCGGCCCTGGAGAACAGCGTGCGGGCGGCGAAGAAGTCCCGGGGCGAGGAGGGGGCCGGGGCGGCGGACGAGGGCGAGATGGCCGCCGTGCACCCCATCAAGAAGACGTCCGGAAAGTCGTCGGCGTCGGGGAAGCCGTCCACGCGGACAACGAAGAAGAGCTCCCCGGCAACGAAGAGGTCCACCCCCAAGTCCACCGGCGCCAAGAAGTCCACGTCGGCGACGAAGAAGTCCACGTCGGCGACGAAGTCCACCGGAAGCCGGTCGACCGCGAAGAAGACGGCGACGAAGACGGCGGCGAAGAAGACCTCGTCGAGCGGCACCGGGACGAAGAAGACGGCATCGTCCCGCAAACGCGCCTCGGCCTGACCGGGGTTGCCGGCCCCCGCCCCTGCTCCCCGCTGTCCGACGCCCCCCGTACGCTACGGCCCATGAGCGAAGAGGTCCCCTCGGGGCGGGTGATCGACGGCCGTTTCACGTTGGTCGAGCGGCTCGGCAGCGGCGGCATGGGCATGGTCTGGCGGGCCCGCGACGAGGCGCTCCACCGCGATGTCGCGCTCAAGGAGGTGCGGCCCCCGGACCCGGCGCTCGCGGAGTACGACCCCGAGGGCGCCCGCACCCTGCGCGCCCGGGTGCTCCGTGAGGCCCGCGCCCTGGCCCGGGTCGACCACCCCAACGTGGTCACCGTCCACCACATCGTGGACCCCGGCGAGGACGGCTACCCGTGGATCGTGATGGAGCTGGTGGCCGGCTCCTCCCTGCACGACCGGCTCTCCACCGGCCCCATGGAGCCCGCCGACGCCGCCGGGCTGGGGCGCGGCATCCTCTCCGCCCTCCGCGCCGCCCACGCGGCCGGGATCCAGCACCGGGACGTCAAGCCCGCCAACGTCCTGCTGCGACCCGACGGCCGCCCCGTCCTCACGGACTTCGGCATCGCCGCCATCCGCGAGTCGACCAGCCTGACCATGACGGGCGCCCTCATCGGCTCGCCCGACTACATAGCCCCCGAGCGCATCCGGGGCACCGAGGGCGACCCGTCCTCCGACCTCTGGTCGCTCGGCATGATGCTGTACGTGGCCGTCGAGGGCCGCCACCCGCTGCGCCGGGCCACCACCCTTGCCACGCTGGCCGCCGTGCTCGACGAGGAGATCCCGCCACCGGTACGGGCCGGGGCCCTCGCTCCGGTGCTGAGCGCGCTCCTCACCCGGGACATCCCGGCCCGCCCGGACGCGGAAACCCTCGACCGGATGCTCGCCGAGGCCGCCCGGGGCGTCGGTGGCGCGCCCCCGACGCCCACGGAGCCCGTAAGGGAACGGCCCGCCTCCGCGCACCCCGGGCCCGTACACGCCGCGCCCACGCAGTCGGCCGCCACACCGCCGCCCCGCCCGGGGCCAGGGCCCGCGTCCCACGCGCCCTTCGGGTCACCGGTGGCCGACCGAGAGCGTCCGGCACCTGCCCGGGCCGGCGGATCCGCGGCTCCCGAGGACCGCGTCCCGACGGGCTACGGCACCCCGCCCCCCGTTTCCGGCACCGCCTCGCGGGAGAGCGGCCGCCGCACCGAGCGCCGGGTCTGGCGGATCAGCGCCGCGTCGTCCGTCGTCTCGGCCGTGGTGATCGCGGGCACCATCCTCTGGACCACCGGCGCCTTCTCCTCCAAGGGCTCCGACAGCGACGACCGCCCGCGCGACCGCGCGAGCGCACCGCGGGTCTCGGCCCCGGCGCCGGACCCGGTCGCCGACGGTTCCGACGACACCGGGGCGTCCGGCGCGTCCGACGAGAAGGACGTACCGGCGGCGGCGAACCTCCTGACCCCGGAGGGGGCGCGGACCGCGATCGAGGCGCTGAAGCCGCTCATGGGCGGAACGAAGGTCACCGACTTCACGCTCTACGGCGAACACGCCTCCGCCGAGGCGCCCCTGAAGTCCAACGCCGCGCTGTACGACCGCTTCAGCTACCGCGACGGCCGGGCGAAGAACGACGACATGGGCGGCACCCTGATGTCCGGGTCCACGACGGTCGACCTGGACTCCGTGGACTGGGACGCGCTGCCCGCCCTGCTGAAGACGGCGGAGAAGACGCTCAACGTGGATGCCCCGGAGAGCAGTTACGTGATCGTGGACCCCTCCTCGCCCTTCCACGGCGACCGCCCGGTGCTGCGCGTGTACGTCTCCGACTCGCACGGCGGCGCCTTCCTCACCGCCGGACTGGACGGCCGGGTCATCGAGACGAACCCGCGCCCCAAGGGCTGAGCGCCGGCTGGACCGGGTCCGGGAGCAGCGGCAGGTCCAGATCGAACGGGCTCCGCTCGATGACGTAGGTGCAACTGGTGTAGGTGTAGCCCGGCTGGACCTTCGTCCCGGAGGAGTAGCTGTCCACCCGGGCGGTCGCGCCCGTGCCGTGCTTGTAGAGGAAGTGGTACTCCCCGGCGGGCAGGTGGAGCCGGGCCTTCGGGTAGTTCCTGCTACTCGCCTTGCAGGCCCGCCGCGGGCCTTCGGAGGCGCTGTACCGCTCGCAGCCCGCGCACGCCTTCAGCGTGACGGTGCCGGTGACGGGCCCGGTGTAGAGGACCTCGACCGTGTTCGGCGCGTCATTGCTGATGACCAGCTCCATGCGGGCCCCGCCGGGCCGCTTCGACGGCGGCAGCCGCTTGCCCGCGGCCGACCGGTCGTCGGCTATCTCCGCGGCTATCGCGATGTTCCGCGCCTGCCGCGCCCGCCCGTCGCTCTTGTACGTCCGTGCGAAATCGGTCAGCGTCGTGCGCGCGGCACCGAACTTCTCGTCCTCGAACTGGTCGACCCCGCAGGCGTACACCCCGTCCACGACCCCCTTGTCGGCGTCGGCGCGCAACGTCTTCACGCTGTCGGCGGGAAGCCGCGACGCGGTGGCGCCGAGGCCGCGCAGCACCTCGGTGGCCGTGCACGGCTCGGCCCCCTTCAACGCCGCGACCTGGTCCTTGATCCGCTCGTCGATCGCGGGCGCGACGCGGCGCGCGGAGGCGGATTCGGGAAACGTACGCAACAACTCGCCCAGTTCATCACCGCCGTCCCCGCCACTGCCGCCCCCCGCCCCGCCCAGACGCGAGACGCCGCACGCGTAGAGCGACTCGGCGAGCGGAGTGTCGGGCCAGGCGGCCAGGTCACCCAGCAGCTTCTTGTCCACCGAGTCCGGCAGCGTCCGCAGATACGTCAACGGCGCGACGGCCTCGCAGTGCAACTTCTTCGCGTACGGGGCGGAGACGGCGTCGTAGTACGCCTTCAGCCGGTCCGGGACGAGCTTCGCGGCCCGGGACCCGGGATGGTCGTCGCCGAGCGCGCGATAGACGTCGAGGGCTTTCCCGTACTCGCCCTTCGCCGTTCCGAACGGCTGCCGCGAGGCGGTGGCGACCCGCTCGTCCCCGGCCTCCAGCCGCTCCAGCAGCATCTGTTCCCGCGCCTCGTCCCGCGCGGAGCCGTACACCGCGGCCCCGCCCGCCGGCACGGCCAGCAGCACCACGCCCAGCCCGACCGCCAGCCCGGGCCGCCACGCCCCGCCCACCGCCGTACGCCGGGCGATCCGCCCCCCGTCGACGGCGGCGAGCATCAGGACGAGCAGATACCCGACGAGCACACCCGCGGGCACCCCGTCCGGATCGGCGGGCAGCGCCACCCACAGCAGCACCGCCGTGGCCCCCCAGCACACCGCGGCCCGCCCCCAGCGCCCCAGGAGGGCGTAACCGAGCCCGAGCCCGGTCAGGTTGGGCAACGCGGCCGCGGCCGCCCGCAACGACGCGCCGGGCGGCGGAGGCCCGACGGACGGCGCGTGAGAAGGCGGAGGCGGCACGGCCCCGTCGGCCCCGTACCCCGCAACGCCGTAGCGATCACCGGACTCCATAACGGTCCCCCACCGCCGAGCCGACAAAGTCACCGGGAATCTGCCCGGAGGCGGAACCTCTCACGCATGACGGGCCACGCATTCTCCCTCCCTGCACCACATCGCTCGGTGGCCTATGTGGCGAAACGCCCTCTCCGTTACGGGAGTTGAGGGGAAGGGCTCCAGGGATTGCACCCGAACGAGTGAGCCTGTTCGGATCATCGGGCCGTTGTTCTGTGCCATGATCGCAGAGCCGGAAAGTCGGCGGTCAAACCCCCAACCAGCACTGTGCAGAAGGAAGTTGTCACACGCATGTGGAAAATTCTTCAGTGGATGTGGTGACCCCGCGCGGTCCTGTGGGCCACGTCACCAGCGGTTGATCCACACCGCCGATACGGACCGGCCCCCGGGCGCACCTCAGGCGCCGGTCCCTCTCGCTTTCTCCAGCAGCAGACGCCGCAGGCTCTCCGCCTCCGCCTCGGAGCCCAGGCTCCGGTACACCTCCTCCGCCCTCCGCGCGTATTCCAGGGCCGGTTCACTGCGATGCGTGATCAGCGCCGTATGCGCGAGCCCCGCCAGCGCCCGTGCCGCCGTGGGACGCGATCCCGTGCGCTCGGACAGGGCGAGCGCCTGCTCGTAGACCTCCATGGCCACGTCCGGCCGGCCCGCGGATCGGTGCGCGTCGGCCATGCCCAGCAGGGCCCGGGCGCGCTCGTAGGCGCTGTCGATCCTCCGCGCCACCTCCTCCGCCAGCGTGAAGTGCAGCAGCGCCCCCTCGCCGTCGCCGTTCGCGGCCTGGGCCGTGCCGAGACTGATCAGGGCGTTCGCCTCGCCCAGCGCGTCCCCCCGGGCGCGGTGGCTCTCCAGCGACCGCCGGAACCCCTCCAGCGCCCGCGGCGTGTCTCCCATCGCCTGGTACACGGCGCCGAGGTTCGTCTCCAGGATGGCCAGCTCCTGCGCTCCGCTGTGCAGGCGTGCCAGCACCTTCGACCGCTCCAGGTGGTCGTGGGCGCGCTCGATACGGCCCTGGATCCGGTGGACCTCGCCGATGTTGTTGTGCGCGCGGATCTGCCCCAGCAGGTCCCCGGTGTCCTCGTGGATGTGCAGCGTCAGGCGCGCCCGGCCGAGCGCCTCGTCGTACCGGCCCTCGTGGAACAGCGCCGCCCCCTCGACGTTCAGGCAGTCCGCCTCGCCGTGCCGGTCGCCCAGATCGCGGTAGAGCGCCAGTGCCCGCGCCACCATGCGCAGCGCCGGGCCGGTGTGTCCGGCGGCCAGGTGAGCGCGGCTGGCCTGGAGTGAGCTGTCGGCGCACCCCGCCGGGTCCTTCAGGTCCTGGAACAGCGCCAGCGCCTCGCCCGCGCAGCTCAGCGCCTCCCCGGGCCCCGACTGCGCCAGCACCTCCGCCGCCTCCACCAGCGTCTGTGCCAGCAGGACCGGGTTGCCCCGGGAGCGCAGCGCCTCCACCGCCGCCCCGTACAGCTCGTTGGTGATGTCCCAGCTGCCCCAGATCCTGAGTGAGGGGGCGAGCGCGTGCGGGAAGAGCGCCGCGTGCTCCGGATCCTCCGCGGCCGCCGTGCGGGCGGCTGCCATCAGGTTGGCCCGCTCGGCTCCCAGCCAGGCCGTCGCCTCCCGGGCGTCGCCGAACTCGGCCGCGTACACCGACAGATGCGCGGGCTCAAGGGCCCTGCGGCGCGGGTGGGTGAGGCGGTGGGCCCGGTACGCGGAGCCGAGGCAGTACCCGAGGAGCCGTCCGACGGCAGCGCCGCGCGCCTCCTGCGGCTCCTCGACGGTGCACATGCGCAAGGCGAACGCCCGAGTGAGGTCGTGCAGCTGGTAACGGCCGAGGGACGGTTCGGTCAGCAGATGGCCGTCCAGCAGTTCCTCGATACCGCGCCCGACGTCCCCGGCGCCGCCGGGCCCGGGCGAGCTCCCGGACAGAGCGGCCGCGGCCGCCGCCGTGATGTCGGGCCCGGGGTGCAGCGCGAGCAGCCGCAGCAGGCGGCGGGTGGCGGCCGTCAGCTCCGCGTACGAGAAGCGGAACGCCGAGACGAACACCTCCTCGTCGAGGCCGTCCAGGGGGTCGCTCGACTGCGCGAGGCGCTCCAGGAGATGGCGCAGGTCCCAGATCTCCCGGTGCCGGAAGCGGCCCGCGAGCAGCGTCGTGGCCAGCGGATGCCGGCCGCAGGCGTCCACCAGCAGCTCCAGCGCCTCCGGGTCGTGGGAGGTCCGGGCGGCGCCCGCGATCCGGCTGAACAGGGCCGCCGCCTCCCGGGCCGACAGCGCGTCCACCGGCACGGAGACGGCCCCGTCCAGCGCGGAGAGCCGGTTGCGGCTCGTCACGATCGCCAGGCATCCGGGCGATCCGGGCAGCAGCGGGCGCACCTGCGCGGCGTCCCGGGCGTTGTCGAGCACGACCAGCACCCGGTGGCGCGCGGTCCACTCCCGCCACGCGGCCGCCCGCCCGTCGAGGGTGTCCGGCAACGCCTCGCCGGTACCGGCGGCCTGCAGCAGCAGGGCCAGCGCCTCGGCCGGATCGACGGGCCGCCGTCCGCTGAACCCGTGCAGATCGACGTACAGCTGACCGGCCGGGTAGTCCTCGGCCAGCCGGTGCGCGGCGTGTACCGCCAGCGCGGTCTTGCCGATGCCGGGCATCCCGTGGAGCACGGCGAGCGGCAGGGCGTACCCGTCGGCGCCGGCGATCCCTTCGCGCAGAAGCGCCAACTCGTCGGCCCGGCCGGTGAAGTCCCGTGTGTCGCGCGGCAGGTTGTTGCGGCCCGGATGGCACGAGGCGGGCTGCGCGGCCGGGGCGGCGCTGGGTGTCGGGGGAGTGGCGGCTCCCGGGGCGACGCCGGACGCCGGGGCGGGGGGACTGACGGTGACCATTTCCGTCCGGGGCCCGGACAGACCCTGGTCCTGCTCCAGGATGCGCTGGTGCAGCGCCCGCAGATCGGGCCCCGGCTCCATGCCCAGCGCCTCCCGCAGGCGGGCGTGCGTCATGCGGTAGAGCTCCAGCGCCTCGCTGTGCCGGCCGCTGCGGTGCAGCGCCAGCATCAGGGAGCCGACCACCCCCTCCGCCAGCGGGCTCTCCGCCGCCAGCTCCCGCAGTTCGCCGATGAGATCGGCGTGCCGCCCCAGCTCCAGCTCCAGCCGGATGCGCTCCTCCCGGACGTGGCGGTGGTCCTCCACCAGCCGCGCCCGCACCGACGCCGCCCACTCGCCGGAGCTCTCGGTGAGCGGTTCGCCCCGCCACATGCTCTCGGCGGTCCGCAGCAGCCCGATCGCCCAGTCCGTGCGGCCCTGCTCCGCCGCCAGGGCGGCCTCGGAGCGGAACCGCTGGAAGCGGATCAGGTCCAGATCGTTCCGGTCGCGCATCCGGAGCCGGTACAGCCGGGGCTGCACGAGGTCCACCCGTACGAGCGGTCCCACGGCGTGGTCCAGACGCCGCCGGAGCTTGGAGAGATAGGCCTGGAGTGTGGCGGGCCCTTTGGGAGGCGGCTCGTCGCCCCAGACCCGCTCCATCAACGTGTCCACGGCGACCGGCTCTCCGCGCGCGTGTACCAGAACCGCGAGCACACAGCGCTGTTTCACCGAACCGAGCATGTGCTGCTGGTCTCCGTGCCACAGTTCCAGAGGTCCCAGAGCAAGAAGATCCATAACGCTCCCCCGGACAGGTGCACCACTTCCTGCCGCCACCGGCAGCCTCCGCACGTCTGTGCGGAACAGTCCACTGTTCCCTGAGCCACCGGCTCGGACCAGAGCGCACAGGGGGCGTGAGCGGGGCGCATGGCGCGGCGCTTTTCCCCTGCAGTTGGAAGGCAGGATTCCTGCAAGCCGCCTGTCCACATCGGTGGGCAGATGCGTCCCGGGCCGCCATCAGG
This sequence is a window from Streptomyces parvus. Protein-coding genes within it:
- a CDS encoding PBS lyase, whose product is MFSGIDEVDWASMEHAYGPADDVPELLRGLASADPAEREAALDGMYGAVHHQGDVYACTLACIPFLFELVVDPGVQDRGGIVELLTSIGGFDLDEDDEAEIDEDEIEGVANYAMAAAAVTAGAGVFFELIADEDPGVRLAAPLALATLHRHPVRVLALLRERLPVEPEEEVRLALVEAAGRVALRHRPLAERVGKWLGHLASRADSPGLRLAALAQLARCSPDGLPGDVVPVVSGLLREMRSVPEESGDRDEHTAPGAGATLGTTQGADTIPGAGTIPGAGATPGAGAIPGTGTAPGADTIPESSASPGGAATRAGAEPDPDRAPDADPTPTTEPVGPQPLEPSERAGSESVQPVEPVLPVDPEPVASAETGRGEHVVTPTLVGQLRSLSAQENAGRGAPWAADLLRTLHVGLDDRVGDRTALLADQLRSPDRRQRIDAVRMSGGLIRAWRGPYEQLVALVGEQLSDPEPRLAEAASHVLEELFGLAAPAADALAARLAADPGSWVKTWASGPPGLCSTVKALARLGDARAVPALAAALELPQVAHDVGFAVGHLGAVARPLAGTLRRRLAEVELDEGAYDRASPLLAGLTALKAGEAAPEVLRVLRGAPEYRGEWLRTAALRALGAFGPAAREAVPELRALVRRPGTASATEAAEALWAVSGDADAVLPALIEGLQSDQVHDRRAAAVALGTLGPRAAVVAPRLRGLLAHEELWLRVEAAIALWEVSGRTRETVAALLAAWEQNRHVRVRVAECLARMGPIPEGSAAAHVLRSELVSVRRHNAMDGGYGSHDIHEDEKLLALCRQALRGTGKGSTS
- the ligD gene encoding non-homologous end-joining DNA ligase, translated to MTPNTEVEGRRISLSNLDKVLYPATGTTKGEVLHYYAATVGSVILPQLAERPVSFLRYPDGPGGQLFFTKNPPPGTPAWVETTPVPRSEDQGARQVVVRDLASLMWAANLVVEFHTPQWRTGAPGIADRMVFDLDPGSPATVVECCAVALWLRERLAGDGLAAYGKTSGSKGMHLLVPLEPTPSGEVSAYAKRLAVEAEEALPALALHRMKRALRPGKVFVDFSQNSASKTTATPYTLRARPEPTVSAPVTWDEIAGCREAGALVFRAADMAARLDLHGDLLAPLNDPEQARPLPA
- a CDS encoding Ku protein, which produces MRSIWNGAISFGLVSIPIKLVNATENHSIHFRQIHLPDGGRIRYRKVCELDEEEVSGGEIGKAYEDADGTMIPITDEDLAQLPLPTAKTIEIVAFVPADQIDPLQMDAAYYLSANGVPAAKPYTLLREALKRSNKVAVAKYALRGRERLGMLRVVDDVIAMHGLLWPDEIRAPGGVAPDGDVTVRDAELDLADALMDTLGEVDMDSLHDDYREAVEELIAAKAAGETVRPAESGDAGGGKVIDLIAALENSVRAAKKSRGEEGAGAADEGEMAAVHPIKKTSGKSSASGKPSTRTTKKSSPATKRSTPKSTGAKKSTSATKKSTSATKSTGSRSTAKKTATKTAAKKTSSSGTGTKKTASSRKRASA
- a CDS encoding serine/threonine-protein kinase, with the protein product MSEEVPSGRVIDGRFTLVERLGSGGMGMVWRARDEALHRDVALKEVRPPDPALAEYDPEGARTLRARVLREARALARVDHPNVVTVHHIVDPGEDGYPWIVMELVAGSSLHDRLSTGPMEPADAAGLGRGILSALRAAHAAGIQHRDVKPANVLLRPDGRPVLTDFGIAAIRESTSLTMTGALIGSPDYIAPERIRGTEGDPSSDLWSLGMMLYVAVEGRHPLRRATTLATLAAVLDEEIPPPVRAGALAPVLSALLTRDIPARPDAETLDRMLAEAARGVGGAPPTPTEPVRERPASAHPGPVHAAPTQSAATPPPRPGPGPASHAPFGSPVADRERPAPARAGGSAAPEDRVPTGYGTPPPVSGTASRESGRRTERRVWRISAASSVVSAVVIAGTILWTTGAFSSKGSDSDDRPRDRASAPRVSAPAPDPVADGSDDTGASGASDEKDVPAAANLLTPEGARTAIEALKPLMGGTKVTDFTLYGEHASAEAPLKSNAALYDRFSYRDGRAKNDDMGGTLMSGSTTVDLDSVDWDALPALLKTAEKTLNVDAPESSYVIVDPSSPFHGDRPVLRVYVSDSHGGAFLTAGLDGRVIETNPRPKG
- a CDS encoding BTAD domain-containing putative transcriptional regulator, with product MDLLALGPLELWHGDQQHMLGSVKQRCVLAVLVHARGEPVAVDTLMERVWGDEPPPKGPATLQAYLSKLRRRLDHAVGPLVRVDLVQPRLYRLRMRDRNDLDLIRFQRFRSEAALAAEQGRTDWAIGLLRTAESMWRGEPLTESSGEWAASVRARLVEDHRHVREERIRLELELGRHADLIGELRELAAESPLAEGVVGSLMLALHRSGRHSEALELYRMTHARLREALGMEPGPDLRALHQRILEQDQGLSGPRTEMVTVSPPAPASGVAPGAATPPTPSAAPAAQPASCHPGRNNLPRDTRDFTGRADELALLREGIAGADGYALPLAVLHGMPGIGKTALAVHAAHRLAEDYPAGQLYVDLHGFSGRRPVDPAEALALLLQAAGTGEALPDTLDGRAAAWREWTARHRVLVVLDNARDAAQVRPLLPGSPGCLAIVTSRNRLSALDGAVSVPVDALSAREAAALFSRIAGAARTSHDPEALELLVDACGRHPLATTLLAGRFRHREIWDLRHLLERLAQSSDPLDGLDEEVFVSAFRFSYAELTAATRRLLRLLALHPGPDITAAAAAALSGSSPGPGGAGDVGRGIEELLDGHLLTEPSLGRYQLHDLTRAFALRMCTVEEPQEARGAAVGRLLGYCLGSAYRAHRLTHPRRRALEPAHLSVYAAEFGDAREATAWLGAERANLMAAARTAAAEDPEHAALFPHALAPSLRIWGSWDITNELYGAAVEALRSRGNPVLLAQTLVEAAEVLAQSGPGEALSCAGEALALFQDLKDPAGCADSSLQASRAHLAAGHTGPALRMVARALALYRDLGDRHGEADCLNVEGAALFHEGRYDEALGRARLTLHIHEDTGDLLGQIRAHNNIGEVHRIQGRIERAHDHLERSKVLARLHSGAQELAILETNLGAVYQAMGDTPRALEGFRRSLESHRARGDALGEANALISLGTAQAANGDGEGALLHFTLAEEVARRIDSAYERARALLGMADAHRSAGRPDVAMEVYEQALALSERTGSRPTAARALAGLAHTALITHRSEPALEYARRAEEVYRSLGSEAEAESLRRLLLEKARGTGA